The following coding sequences are from one Nodosilinea sp. FACHB-141 window:
- a CDS encoding DNA double-strand break repair nuclease NurA encodes MLDLMKLARQMQGISQHLSQEAAAAQERITAARQLLAIAATHQPDLVAKAEIWGDRAPFTAAQPTEALTVRSVIAAAPEAHTVIATDGSQISPSHHEIAYCYLINVGRVVLHYGQSRFPMLDSLPEVVYRAEDLYLSRQWGISTEEWMGHRRTVAEAVVLAEVGEAVHNSLVEANSRADRVPVLALVDGSLIYWFLEALPGEARDRILLPILDSWERLRRQNIPLVGYLSASRSGEAMNFLRFAACPFLQPDCQTHCSSDEGNQADRAPCGRFLPLRDATFWATELAPGERSPFWRSTASILDLYGDHRVYFCYLNVGPEVARVEVPQWVMADEALCEMALRMVLTQVQKGYGYPVTLAEAHNQAVVKGGDRSRFFALLEQEMIRAGLKNVGTSYKEARKRGSIA; translated from the coding sequence ATGCTCGACCTGATGAAGCTGGCCCGGCAGATGCAGGGCATTAGCCAGCACCTTAGCCAGGAGGCTGCTGCCGCCCAAGAGCGCATAACGGCAGCCCGCCAGCTGTTGGCGATCGCCGCCACCCATCAGCCCGATTTGGTTGCCAAGGCCGAAATTTGGGGCGATCGCGCTCCCTTCACCGCCGCACAGCCCACTGAAGCCCTCACCGTTCGCAGCGTCATCGCTGCCGCCCCCGAGGCCCACACCGTCATCGCTACCGACGGGTCGCAAATTTCCCCCAGCCACCACGAGATTGCCTACTGCTATTTAATTAATGTGGGCCGCGTCGTGCTCCATTACGGCCAGAGCCGATTTCCAATGCTCGATAGCCTGCCAGAGGTGGTGTATCGCGCCGAAGATCTCTACCTGTCGCGTCAGTGGGGCATCAGCACCGAAGAATGGATGGGCCATCGCCGCACCGTGGCCGAGGCCGTGGTGCTGGCCGAAGTGGGGGAAGCCGTTCACAATAGCCTAGTTGAAGCCAACTCCAGAGCAGACAGGGTGCCTGTGCTGGCTTTAGTCGATGGGTCGCTGATCTACTGGTTTTTGGAGGCGCTGCCGGGAGAGGCGCGCGATCGCATTCTCCTTCCCATCCTTGACTCGTGGGAGCGGCTGCGGCGGCAAAACATACCGTTGGTGGGCTATCTCAGCGCCAGCCGCAGCGGCGAAGCGATGAACTTTTTGCGGTTTGCGGCTTGCCCGTTTTTGCAGCCCGATTGCCAAACTCATTGCAGTAGCGACGAGGGCAACCAGGCCGACCGAGCCCCCTGCGGTCGGTTTTTGCCGCTGCGGGATGCGACATTCTGGGCGACAGAACTAGCCCCTGGGGAACGCAGCCCCTTCTGGCGCAGCACCGCCAGCATTTTGGATCTGTACGGCGACCATCGGGTGTACTTTTGCTATCTCAATGTCGGCCCTGAAGTGGCGCGGGTGGAAGTGCCCCAGTGGGTGATGGCAGACGAAGCGCTGTGTGAAATGGCGCTCAGAATGGTGCTCACCCAGGTGCAAAAAGGGTATGGGTATCCGGTGACGCTAGCGGAAGCGCACAATCAGGCGGTGGTTAAGGGGGGCGATCGCAGCCGTTTTTTTGCCTTACTTGAGCAAGAAATGATTCGTGCCGGGCTCAAGAATGTTGGCACCTCCTACAAAGAAGCCCGCAAGCGCGGCAGCATTGCCTGA
- a CDS encoding WD40 repeat domain-containing protein: MPMRTLAMPPQSPDSLSQGDPDGDPSAFELVDMAAALDQGTAAVPPRRATKWVCTRVLTGHSSWVRSVAVSSDGNFIVSGGGDKTVRVWNLATGHTMRVIDNHRAWVRAVAVSPDRTCFASVSNDNTIRLWDFTTGEAWGEMEGHTNWVRAVAFSPNGKYLFSGGQDHKICVWRLRDRTLVHQFNGHTHWVRSIAVSHDGTTVISGSQDQTIRLYRIQGKGHNHVLTGHTGEVLAVAASPNNWLLASASADCTVRFWKLNSGRQTTCFKAHPAPVNSLAFNPDGKLLATASNDSTIRLWNMEQGRLTTILHGHEGWVWGVDFAPNGKTLVSAGWDGTVRIWQEE; this comes from the coding sequence ATGCCGATGCGTACCCTTGCCATGCCCCCCCAGTCCCCCGACTCTCTTTCTCAGGGCGATCCGGATGGCGATCCCTCTGCCTTTGAACTGGTGGATATGGCCGCTGCCCTTGACCAGGGCACGGCCGCTGTGCCGCCGCGCCGGGCCACCAAATGGGTTTGCACGCGAGTGCTGACGGGCCACAGCAGCTGGGTGCGATCGGTAGCCGTGAGCTCCGACGGCAACTTTATCGTCAGCGGCGGCGGTGACAAAACCGTGCGGGTGTGGAACCTGGCTACGGGTCACACCATGCGGGTGATCGACAACCATCGAGCCTGGGTACGGGCCGTCGCCGTGAGCCCCGATCGCACCTGCTTTGCCAGCGTCAGCAACGACAACACCATTCGCCTATGGGATTTCACTACCGGAGAAGCCTGGGGCGAGATGGAGGGGCACACCAACTGGGTGCGGGCCGTCGCCTTTAGCCCCAACGGCAAGTACCTATTTAGCGGCGGCCAAGACCACAAAATTTGCGTTTGGCGGCTGCGCGATCGCACCCTTGTGCACCAATTCAATGGCCATACCCACTGGGTACGCTCCATCGCCGTTAGCCACGATGGCACTACGGTGATTAGCGGCAGCCAAGACCAAACCATTCGCCTCTACCGCATTCAGGGTAAGGGACACAACCACGTGCTCACGGGTCATACCGGCGAGGTGCTGGCGGTGGCAGCCAGTCCCAACAACTGGCTGCTGGCCAGCGCCAGCGCTGACTGCACCGTGCGTTTTTGGAAACTCAACAGCGGCCGCCAGACTACCTGCTTCAAGGCCCACCCGGCCCCGGTCAACAGCCTCGCCTTTAACCCTGATGGCAAGCTGCTGGCCACCGCCAGCAACGACAGCACCATTCGCCTGTGGAACATGGAGCAGGGCCGCCTAACGACCATTTTGCATGGCCACGAGGGCTGGGTTTGGGGAGTAGATTTTGCCCCCAACGGCAAAACCTTGGTCAGCGCCGGATGGGATGGCACCGTTCGTATTTGGCAAGAAGAGTGA
- a CDS encoding succinate dehydrogenase/fumarate reductase iron-sulfur subunit, which produces MQLHLKVWRQTDASTPGQFRTYTVADAHPDMSFLELLDVLNEQLIHAGEVPVEFDHDCREGICGSCGVMINGKAHGGLPQTATCQLYLRHFKDGDEITVEPWRAKGFPVIKDLVVERAALDRIIMAGGYISVKTGSAPEANAIPVPKANADAAFDYAACISCGACIAACPNASASLFTAAKVAHLALLPQGHPERHQRVLAMSNQMAAEGFGDCSNHGECQAVCPKGISIDAIASMRREYVRATVGL; this is translated from the coding sequence ATGCAACTTCACCTCAAGGTTTGGCGCCAGACCGATGCCAGCACTCCTGGCCAGTTCCGCACCTACACCGTGGCCGATGCCCACCCCGATATGTCGTTTTTAGAGCTGCTCGACGTGCTCAACGAGCAGCTAATTCACGCGGGCGAGGTGCCGGTGGAGTTTGACCACGACTGCCGCGAGGGCATCTGCGGTTCCTGCGGCGTGATGATTAACGGCAAAGCCCACGGTGGGCTGCCCCAGACCGCTACCTGCCAGCTCTACCTACGCCACTTTAAAGATGGCGACGAAATCACTGTCGAACCCTGGCGGGCTAAGGGCTTCCCCGTCATTAAGGATCTGGTTGTAGAACGGGCCGCGCTCGATCGCATCATCATGGCCGGGGGCTACATCTCCGTCAAAACCGGCTCAGCTCCAGAGGCCAACGCTATCCCCGTACCTAAGGCCAACGCCGATGCTGCCTTTGACTACGCCGCCTGCATCAGCTGCGGGGCCTGTATCGCGGCCTGTCCCAACGCCTCAGCCTCCCTATTCACCGCTGCCAAAGTAGCTCACCTGGCCTTGCTTCCCCAAGGCCATCCTGAACGTCACCAGCGGGTGCTAGCCATGAGCAACCAGATGGCCGCCGAAGGCTTTGGCGACTGCTCTAACCACGGCGAATGCCAGGCGGTATGCCCCAAAGGAATCTCGATCGATGCGATCGCATCCATGCGCCGAGAGTATGTGCGAGCGACGGTAGGCCTTTAG
- a CDS encoding translation initiation factor has translation MGKKAGNSSGSDRHAYREFGPTDPMARGVPDRAPNQQTVRVQVSRKGRGGKTVTIINGFQHSPDQLTALAKQLKAQCGTGGTAKDDTIEIQGDHAQKLVELLVAKGYQAKRSGG, from the coding sequence ATGGGCAAGAAGGCTGGCAATAGTTCTGGAAGTGACCGTCACGCCTACCGTGAGTTTGGCCCTACTGACCCCATGGCACGGGGCGTGCCCGATCGCGCCCCCAATCAGCAAACCGTGCGGGTGCAGGTCAGCCGCAAAGGGCGCGGCGGTAAAACCGTCACCATCATCAACGGGTTTCAGCACAGCCCCGACCAGCTTACGGCCCTGGCCAAGCAGCTCAAGGCTCAGTGTGGCACTGGCGGTACCGCCAAAGACGACACTATTGAAATTCAGGGCGACCATGCCCAAAAGCTAGTCGAACTCCTGGTGGCCAAGGGCTATCAGGCCAAACGGAGCGGAGGTTGA
- a CDS encoding glycoside hydrolase family 10 protein: MGKMGRGWRRSLLGFGAALILVLGGSGLTPFLPKAAATVPSEVAAQATGSKQELGGEADSRPILPQPALPRPVIPIDIQSHWAKDCITALAEQHLVTPDARGLFYPDDPILWGDYVTLLNLISPAGPAQEWANPLERALGAQTAPTVAAHYPDAYFQRDRPLVRAEGIMALATKLGGSYQIAANTIINASLEDGRQVPVYAREGVATALTQGVVVNYPQSNRLNSTQRLTRGEAAALLCRAAPNPALRQTIDPAWVVQAQTPAVAPPARETRGVWLTNVDSQVLFSTEVLQAAVTRLADLNFNTIYPVVWNYGHTLYPSATARRELGVSQHLYGDLRAPGPASESDRDMMREAIAMGHARGMAVVPWFEFGFMAPANYELYRRHPDWFTQKRVEPEPSEAEPLAPRDSRRPGDVPKLAAGLDAKQAAKLPPALDAPKAGELAREKHRADQWLAQDDFLPDPDVVNDPGIWMEGNVIPRRWMNPFHPQVQKFQLELINELVSNYEVDGFQFDDHLGLPVDFGYDPFTINLYRAEHNGQAPPNDSQDAEWMTWRADKISDFLAEVHKLVKARRPNAVVSISPNPYPFAFTNYLQDWPTWVNRGIVDELVIQVYRSDQNRFMWEMNKPSIQAARRKIPVNIGILSGLRSAPVKMDFITDQMAAVRDRAYSGMSFFFYESLWISPPPETAEQRIGKLQQAFARPATRPSL, from the coding sequence ATGGGCAAGATGGGTAGGGGATGGCGGCGATCGCTGCTAGGTTTCGGCGCGGCGCTGATTCTGGTATTGGGCGGCTCAGGGCTAACGCCTTTTTTGCCTAAGGCGGCAGCGACAGTTCCGTCTGAGGTAGCGGCTCAGGCTACTGGCTCTAAGCAGGAGTTAGGTGGCGAGGCGGATTCTAGGCCCATCCTGCCGCAGCCCGCTCTCCCACGGCCCGTGATTCCCATTGACATTCAAAGCCACTGGGCAAAGGACTGCATCACGGCCCTGGCTGAACAGCACCTGGTTACCCCCGACGCCAGAGGGCTGTTTTACCCAGATGACCCGATTCTCTGGGGCGACTACGTGACGCTGTTGAACCTGATTTCGCCTGCAGGGCCAGCTCAGGAATGGGCTAACCCGCTAGAGCGGGCGTTGGGGGCTCAGACCGCGCCCACGGTGGCAGCCCACTACCCCGATGCTTACTTTCAGCGCGATCGCCCTCTGGTTCGGGCCGAGGGCATTATGGCCCTGGCTACCAAGCTGGGCGGCAGCTACCAAATTGCTGCCAACACAATCATCAACGCTAGCCTAGAGGATGGCCGCCAGGTACCTGTCTACGCTCGCGAAGGGGTGGCCACTGCCCTCACCCAGGGCGTGGTGGTGAACTATCCCCAGAGCAACCGCCTCAACTCTACCCAGCGACTCACCCGCGGCGAAGCGGCAGCTCTGTTGTGCCGCGCCGCACCGAACCCTGCCCTGCGCCAGACGATTGACCCTGCCTGGGTGGTCCAAGCCCAGACTCCTGCCGTGGCCCCGCCCGCCCGCGAGACGCGCGGCGTGTGGCTGACTAATGTGGATAGCCAGGTGCTGTTTTCCACGGAGGTGCTGCAGGCGGCGGTAACCCGTCTGGCCGACCTCAACTTCAACACGATTTATCCGGTGGTGTGGAATTATGGCCATACCCTCTACCCCAGCGCCACCGCCCGGCGCGAGCTAGGGGTGAGTCAGCACCTCTACGGCGATCTGCGCGCGCCCGGCCCCGCTAGCGAAAGCGATCGCGACATGATGCGGGAGGCGATCGCCATGGGCCACGCCCGGGGCATGGCCGTGGTGCCCTGGTTTGAGTTTGGCTTCATGGCCCCCGCCAACTACGAACTCTACCGCCGCCACCCCGACTGGTTTACCCAAAAGCGAGTTGAGCCAGAGCCCTCTGAGGCAGAGCCCCTTGCCCCCCGCGATTCCAGGCGTCCGGGGGATGTGCCTAAGCTGGCCGCTGGTCTAGACGCTAAACAGGCTGCCAAGCTACCCCCCGCGCTGGATGCCCCCAAGGCGGGGGAACTGGCTCGCGAAAAGCACCGGGCCGACCAATGGCTTGCCCAAGACGACTTTCTTCCTGACCCTGACGTGGTGAACGACCCCGGCATTTGGATGGAGGGCAACGTGATTCCGCGCCGCTGGATGAACCCGTTTCACCCCCAGGTGCAGAAGTTTCAGCTAGAGCTGATTAACGAACTGGTCTCGAACTACGAGGTAGATGGCTTTCAGTTCGATGACCACCTAGGGTTGCCGGTGGACTTCGGCTACGACCCCTTCACCATCAACCTGTACCGGGCTGAGCACAACGGTCAGGCTCCGCCTAACGACTCCCAAGATGCCGAGTGGATGACCTGGCGGGCCGACAAAATTTCCGACTTTTTGGCCGAGGTTCACAAGCTGGTGAAGGCGCGGCGGCCCAATGCAGTGGTGTCGATTTCGCCCAATCCCTACCCGTTTGCCTTTACTAACTACCTGCAAGACTGGCCCACCTGGGTCAACCGAGGCATTGTCGATGAGCTGGTGATTCAGGTCTATCGCAGCGACCAAAACCGCTTTATGTGGGAGATGAATAAACCCTCGATCCAGGCGGCGCGGCGCAAAATTCCGGTGAACATTGGCATTCTCAGCGGTCTGCGATCGGCTCCGGTAAAGATGGACTTCATTACTGACCAGATGGCGGCGGTGCGCGATCGCGCCTACTCTGGCATGTCGTTCTTCTTCTACGAGTCGCTGTGGATTTCGCCACCGCCAGAGACCGCCGAGCAGCGGATTGGCAAACTCCAGCAAGCTTTTGCTAGACCAGCTACGCGCCCCAGTCTGTAG